The nucleotide window CATGTACACCGACCTCGCGCAGATCTACGAGCGCGCGGGCAAGATCAAGGGCCGCAAGGGCTCGATCACGCAGGTGCCCATCCTCACGATGCCGGGCGACGACATCACGCACCCGATCCCGGACCTCACGGGCTACATCACCGAGGGCCAGATCGTCGTCGAGCGGTCGCTCCACCGCAAGGGCGTCTACCCGCCGATCAACGTGCTTCCGTCGCTCTCGCGCCTCATGAACGCCGGCATCGGCAAGGAGCGCACGCGCGACGACCACAAGGGCGTCTCGGACCAGGCCTACGCCGCCTACGCCGAGGGCCGCGACCTCCGCGGCCTCGTTGCGATCGTCGGCAAGGAGGCGCTTTCGGAGCGCGACCGCAAGCTCCTCGAGTTCGCGGACGTCTTCGAGGACCGCTTCGTCCGCCAGGGCCGCGACGAGGACCGGACCATCGAGGGCACGCTCGACCTCACGTGGGAACTTCTCGGCGGCATCCCCGCCGACCAGCTGACGCGTCTCGACCGCAAGCTCATCGAGAAGTACCACCCGTCGTTCAAGGGCAAGGCCGCCGCCGCGCCCAAGGCCTGATTGCGGATCTCCGGGCCGGCCGCGCGCCGGCCTTCCTTTTCCCTCGCATAGTTTAAATACTCATGAGTACAAATAGTGCCCATGAGCCTCACCACGATCGCCCTCGAACCGGGGCTCGCCCGGGACCTTCGCGCCGCGCGCCCCCGCGGCGTGCCGCTCGGCGCCATCGTGGCCTTCCTCATGGAGCGGCTCCCGCCCGAGGAGATCCGGTTCCAGCTCGAGGCGCGCCAGGACGTCGCGCGCGAAGCGGCGCGCGAACGCGCCGCGGCGCTCGCGGGCGCGCCCGCGACG belongs to Candidatus Thermoplasmatota archaeon and includes:
- a CDS encoding V-type ATP synthase subunit B, producing the protein DMLGRILSGRGAPRDGGPEIVPEKRVEIIGAAINPYSRESPKEFIQTGISTIDGMNTLVRGQKLPIFSSSGLPHNEIALQIARQAKVPGSTEQFAVVFAAMGITNEEYQAFKADFERTGALERAVLFVNLADDPAIERIVTPRMALSAAEYLAYEHDYHVLVVLTDMTNYCEALRQIGAAREEVPGRRGYPGYMYTDLAQIYERAGKIKGRKGSITQVPILTMPGDDITHPIPDLTGYITEGQIVVERSLHRKGVYPPINVLPSLSRLMNAGIGKERTRDDHKGVSDQAYAAYAEGRDLRGLVAIVGKEALSERDRKLLEFADVFEDRFVRQGRDEDRTIEGTLDLTWELLGGIPADQLTRLDRKLIEKYHPSFKGKAAAAPKA